One region of Amphiprion ocellaris isolate individual 3 ecotype Okinawa chromosome 9, ASM2253959v1, whole genome shotgun sequence genomic DNA includes:
- the brd9 gene encoding bromodomain-containing protein 9 isoform X2 gives MGKKHKKHKPEWRTVDDYEDKAHEKPLKLVLKVGGSEVTELSGSGHDSSYYDDRSDHERERHKEKKKKKKKKSEKDKDKYVDDEERRRRKEEKRKKREREQNELEAAAAGSSSGIPVEPFTLTKTITIGLEPEEKKKKKERFEIEPEVEEFHPSVKVEVEQQGDRPVRSCRTQQENESTPRQQLLEHFLRQLQRKDPHGFFSLPVTDAIAPGYSMIIKHPMDFSTMKDKIRNNEYNTVTEFKADFKLMCDNAMVYNRPETVYYKAAKKLLHTGFKMMSKERLLALKRSMSFMQDMDFTQQAAILGDEDLTADVPPPETIPIPAESAKKSRKQPVKDMKEVISYLYEPEGNACSLTDSTAEEHVLALVEHSADEARDRINRYMPNSKMGHLRKESDSSLLYTVVNQLDPDAEEETHKVDLSSLSNKLLPGLTTLGFKDDRRHKVTFLSSAYNIQSLQKNSVFPDLLSDEVDMLYSAYGDDTGVQCALSVQEFVKGCGSVTKRWVDGLLDKMTAGDHTKAVNQIRQKRNMTLKPDETKSNICDIQMTDSTGLGESSSVLDFMSMKSYPDMSLDISMLNSLGKSVKKEPGNEEGQQHFDDADKLLQEFQEAQVDRVGSRPSSNLSSLSNASERDQHHLGSPSHLGVGDQSEMVHDPYEFLQSPDQEGSANS, from the exons atggggaaaaaacacaagaaacacaaaccggAATGGAGGACAGTTGACG ACTACGAGGACAAAGCTCATGAAAAACCCCTGAAGCTGGTGCTCAAAGTTGGAGGAAGCGAGGTGACAGAGCTCTCTGGTTCGGGCCATGACTCCAGCTACTACGATGACAGATCGGACCACGAGCGAGAACgccataaagaaaaaaagaaaaagaagaagaaaaagtcagAGAAGGACAAAGACAAATATGTGGATGACGAGGAGAGAAGGCGGCGGAAG gaggaaaaaaggaagaagagagaacGAGAACAGAATGAAttggaggcagctgcagcaggttcCAGTAGCGGCATCCCAGTTGAACCGTTCACACTTACAAAAACTATAACTATTGGATTAGAG ccagaagaaaagaagaagaagaaagagaggtTTGAAATAGAGCCTGAAGTGGAAGAGTTTCACCCCAGTGTGAAAGTGGAAGTAGAGCAACAAGGTGACAGACCAGTCAGATCCTGCCGGACACAACAAG AGAATGAGTCCACTCCTCGTCAACAACTGCTGGAACATTTTTTGAGGCAGCTGCAGAG GAAAGATCCCCACGGATTTTTCTCCCTTCCGGTAACGGATGCGATTGCTCCTGGTTACTCAATGATCATCAAACATCCTATGGACTTCAGCACCATGAAAGACAAGATTAGAAACAACGAATACAACACAGTAACAGAATTCAAG GCGGACTTCAAGCTGATGTGTGACAATGCCATGGTATACAACCGACCAGAGACTGTCTACTACAAGGCTGCCAAGAAACTGCTTCATACAGGATTCAAGATGATGAGCAAG GAGCGGCTTTTAGCCCTGAAGCGCAGCATGTCTTTCATGCAGGACATGGATTTCACTCAGCAGGCAGCCATTTTAGGAGACGAAGACCTGACGGCTGACGTACCTCCTCCAGAGACAATCCCCATCCCAGCGGAATCTGCAAAGAAGTCCAGGAAACAACCAGTCAAAGACATGAAGGAAGTCATCAG CTACCTGTATGAGCCAGAGGGAAACGCTTGCAGCTTGACTGACAGTACAGCAGAGGAGCATGTTCTGGCCCTGGTTGAACATTCTGCGGATGAAGCTCGGGATCGCATCAACAGATACATGCCAAACTCCAAG ATGGGCCACTTGCGTAAAGAGTCAGACAGTTCTCTTCTGTATACGGTTGTAAATCAGCTTGATCCTGATGCAGAAG AGGAGACCCATAAAGTGGACTTGAGTTCTCTGTCAAATAAGCTCCTGCCAGGATTAACTACTTTGGGTTTTAAAGATGACAGGAGGCACAAAG tGACTTTTCTCAGCAGTGCTTACAACATCCAGAGCCTTCAGAAGAACTCCGTGTTTCCAGACTTGCTATCTGATGAGGTTGACATGCTCTATTCAGCCTATGGAGATGATACAGGGGTGCAGTGTGCTCTGAG cGTACAGGAGTTTGTCAAGGGCTGTGGAAGTGTCACCAAGCGTTGGGTCGATGGGCTTCTGGACAAGATGACCGCAGGCGATCACACAAAAGCTGTGAATCAGATTCGACAG AAAAGAAACATGACACTGAAGCCTGATGAAACCAAGTCCAACATCTGTGACATACAG ATGACAGATAGTACTGGCCTGGGAGAGAGCAGTTCAGTGCTGGACTTCATGTCAATGAAGAGTTATCCTGATATGTCTCTGGATATTTCCATGCTTAACTCATTAG gtaaaagtgtgaaaaaagagCCAGGAAACGAGGAGGGCCAGCAGCATTTTGATGATGCTGACAAACTCCTGCAGGAGTTCCAGGAGGCTCAGGTCGACAGAGTGGGCTCCAGACCCTCGTCCAACCTGTCCTCTCTTTCTAATGCCTCAGAGAGGGACCAGCACCACTTAG GGAGCCCATCACACCTGGGTGTTGGGGACCAGTCGGAAATGGTTCACGATCCCTACGAGTTCCTGCAGTCTCCAGACCAAGAGGGCTCAGCCAACAGCTGA
- the brd9 gene encoding bromodomain-containing protein 9 isoform X3, producing the protein MGKKHKKHKPEWRTVDDYEDKAHEKPLKLVLKVGGSEVTELSGSGHDSSYYDDRSDHERERHKEKKKKKKKKSEKDKDKYVDDEERRRRKEEKRKKREREQNELEAAAAGSSSGIPVEPFTLTKTITIGLEPEEKKKKKERFEIEPEVEEFHPSVKVEVEQQENESTPRQQLLEHFLRQLQRKDPHGFFSLPVTDAIAPGYSMIIKHPMDFSTMKDKIRNNEYNTVTEFKADFKLMCDNAMVYNRPETVYYKAAKKLLHTGFKMMSKERLLALKRSMSFMQDMDFTQQAAILGDEDLTADVPPPETIPIPAESAKKSRKQPVKDMKEVISYLYEPEGNACSLTDSTAEEHVLALVEHSADEARDRINRYMPNSKMGHLRKESDSSLLYTVVNQLDPDAEEEETHKVDLSSLSNKLLPGLTTLGFKDDRRHKVTFLSSAYNIQSLQKNSVFPDLLSDEVDMLYSAYGDDTGVQCALSVQEFVKGCGSVTKRWVDGLLDKMTAGDHTKAVNQIRQKRNMTLKPDETKSNICDIQMTDSTGLGESSSVLDFMSMKSYPDMSLDISMLNSLGKSVKKEPGNEEGQQHFDDADKLLQEFQEAQVDRVGSRPSSNLSSLSNASERDQHHLGSPSHLGVGDQSEMVHDPYEFLQSPDQEGSANS; encoded by the exons atggggaaaaaacacaagaaacacaaaccggAATGGAGGACAGTTGACG ACTACGAGGACAAAGCTCATGAAAAACCCCTGAAGCTGGTGCTCAAAGTTGGAGGAAGCGAGGTGACAGAGCTCTCTGGTTCGGGCCATGACTCCAGCTACTACGATGACAGATCGGACCACGAGCGAGAACgccataaagaaaaaaagaaaaagaagaagaaaaagtcagAGAAGGACAAAGACAAATATGTGGATGACGAGGAGAGAAGGCGGCGGAAG gaggaaaaaaggaagaagagagaacGAGAACAGAATGAAttggaggcagctgcagcaggttcCAGTAGCGGCATCCCAGTTGAACCGTTCACACTTACAAAAACTATAACTATTGGATTAGAG ccagaagaaaagaagaagaagaaagagaggtTTGAAATAGAGCCTGAAGTGGAAGAGTTTCACCCCAGTGTGAAAGTGGAAGTAGAGCAACAAG AGAATGAGTCCACTCCTCGTCAACAACTGCTGGAACATTTTTTGAGGCAGCTGCAGAG GAAAGATCCCCACGGATTTTTCTCCCTTCCGGTAACGGATGCGATTGCTCCTGGTTACTCAATGATCATCAAACATCCTATGGACTTCAGCACCATGAAAGACAAGATTAGAAACAACGAATACAACACAGTAACAGAATTCAAG GCGGACTTCAAGCTGATGTGTGACAATGCCATGGTATACAACCGACCAGAGACTGTCTACTACAAGGCTGCCAAGAAACTGCTTCATACAGGATTCAAGATGATGAGCAAG GAGCGGCTTTTAGCCCTGAAGCGCAGCATGTCTTTCATGCAGGACATGGATTTCACTCAGCAGGCAGCCATTTTAGGAGACGAAGACCTGACGGCTGACGTACCTCCTCCAGAGACAATCCCCATCCCAGCGGAATCTGCAAAGAAGTCCAGGAAACAACCAGTCAAAGACATGAAGGAAGTCATCAG CTACCTGTATGAGCCAGAGGGAAACGCTTGCAGCTTGACTGACAGTACAGCAGAGGAGCATGTTCTGGCCCTGGTTGAACATTCTGCGGATGAAGCTCGGGATCGCATCAACAGATACATGCCAAACTCCAAG ATGGGCCACTTGCGTAAAGAGTCAGACAGTTCTCTTCTGTATACGGTTGTAAATCAGCTTGATCCTGATGCAGAAG AAGAGGAGACCCATAAAGTGGACTTGAGTTCTCTGTCAAATAAGCTCCTGCCAGGATTAACTACTTTGGGTTTTAAAGATGACAGGAGGCACAAAG tGACTTTTCTCAGCAGTGCTTACAACATCCAGAGCCTTCAGAAGAACTCCGTGTTTCCAGACTTGCTATCTGATGAGGTTGACATGCTCTATTCAGCCTATGGAGATGATACAGGGGTGCAGTGTGCTCTGAG cGTACAGGAGTTTGTCAAGGGCTGTGGAAGTGTCACCAAGCGTTGGGTCGATGGGCTTCTGGACAAGATGACCGCAGGCGATCACACAAAAGCTGTGAATCAGATTCGACAG AAAAGAAACATGACACTGAAGCCTGATGAAACCAAGTCCAACATCTGTGACATACAG ATGACAGATAGTACTGGCCTGGGAGAGAGCAGTTCAGTGCTGGACTTCATGTCAATGAAGAGTTATCCTGATATGTCTCTGGATATTTCCATGCTTAACTCATTAG gtaaaagtgtgaaaaaagagCCAGGAAACGAGGAGGGCCAGCAGCATTTTGATGATGCTGACAAACTCCTGCAGGAGTTCCAGGAGGCTCAGGTCGACAGAGTGGGCTCCAGACCCTCGTCCAACCTGTCCTCTCTTTCTAATGCCTCAGAGAGGGACCAGCACCACTTAG GGAGCCCATCACACCTGGGTGTTGGGGACCAGTCGGAAATGGTTCACGATCCCTACGAGTTCCTGCAGTCTCCAGACCAAGAGGGCTCAGCCAACAGCTGA
- the zdhhc11 gene encoding palmitoyltransferase ZDHHC11, which yields MSCFSQRLRRTAPMRGNSRNELVPSKPPRMNGWSWPPQAFQIVGWLAYSYLAIVSFGIYIPLLPLPWNHVAYTLMGITFIVHFVTHIAAVTIDPADASVRAKQSYSSPLPFFDRTKQPHVIQDLHCYLCDVKVGPKVKHCGVCNKCVEDFDHHCKWLNTCVGGRNYWFFFLALSSATIGTFLLIVVVLFIFIQHYLDPHSLRTAPQFNSVLGNTTWLVFLPLAPIKTSSAGLLISAFITIMLSITCLLLLSHLLGFHLYLFYKGISTYDYIKMQRQKEARNRDSEAVSPRHPKTHNKTPQSQMGSIDCEPALSQSPSSCKFDNKGPLSSQLSESICTELDNFKKSAEKENSFHYGTENSTDNTAREMSDVKSWKPVDDEEAQSSSVKSVDSVPGVQDPLGSSIMTPDET from the exons ATGAGCTGCTTCAGTCAGAGGTTGAGGCGCACAGCTCCAATGCGAGGCAACAGCAGAAATGAGCTGGTCCCCTCCAAACCTCCGAGGATGAACGGATGGTCATGGCCGCCACAAGCTTTCCAGATTGTTGGCTGGTTGGCCTACAGCTACCTCGCTATAGTCAGCTTTGGTATCTACATCCCTCTTCTGCCTCTGCCGTGGAACCATGTGGCCTACACT CTGATGGGCATAACGTTTATTGTGCACTTTGTCACCCATATTGCTGCTGTTACTATAGATCCAGCAGATGCCAGCGTGAGGGCGAAACAGAGCTATTCCAGTCCGTTGCCTTTTTTTGATCGGACAAAGCAGCCCCACGTTATCCAGGATCTGCACTGTTACCTATGTGATGTCAAAGT TGGCCCCAAAGTAAAACACTGTGGTGTTTGCAACAAGTGCGTGGAAGACTTTGACCATCACTGCAAATGGCTGAACACCTGTGTGGGTGGGAGAAACTACTG GTTCTTCTTTTTGGCGCTGTCCTCCGCTACGATCGGCACCTTCCTGCTCATTGTCGTGGTCTTGTTCATATTTATTCAGCATTACCTGGATCCACACAGCCTACGGACCGCACCACAGTTTAACA GTGTGTTGGGGAACACTACCTGGCTGGTCTTTTTACCGTTAGCTCCCATAAAAACTAGTTCCGCCGGCCTCCTTATATCAGCTTTTATAACGATCATGCTGAGCATcacctgcctgctgctgctcagtcaTCTGCTGGGCTTTCACCTTTACCTCT TCTATAAAGGTATAAGCACATATGATTACATAAAGATGCAGCGACAAAAAGAAGCAAGAAATCGAGATAGTGAAGCTGTAAGTCCTCGCCATCCAAAAACCCATAACAAGACTCCACAG AGCCAAATGGGGTCAATTGACTGTGAGCCAGCATTATCACAGAGTCCAAG TTCCTGCAAGTTTGACAATAAAGGCCCACTCAGCAGCCAACTGTCAGAGTCCATATGCACAGAG CTGGACAACTTTAAGAAATCCGCTGAAAAGGAGAACAGTTTCCATTATGGTACAGAAAATTCTACAGATAACACAGCAA GAGAAATGAGTGATGTTAAAAGCTGGAAGCCGGTTGATGATGAAGAGGCTCAGAGCTCCAGTGTCAAGTCTGTTGACAGTGTTCCTGGAGTGCAGGATCCTCTGGGCAGCTCCATCATGACTCCAGATGAGACTTAG
- the brd9 gene encoding bromodomain-containing protein 9 isoform X1, whose amino-acid sequence MGKKHKKHKPEWRTVDDYEDKAHEKPLKLVLKVGGSEVTELSGSGHDSSYYDDRSDHERERHKEKKKKKKKKSEKDKDKYVDDEERRRRKEEKRKKREREQNELEAAAAGSSSGIPVEPFTLTKTITIGLEPEEKKKKKERFEIEPEVEEFHPSVKVEVEQQGDRPVRSCRTQQENESTPRQQLLEHFLRQLQRKDPHGFFSLPVTDAIAPGYSMIIKHPMDFSTMKDKIRNNEYNTVTEFKADFKLMCDNAMVYNRPETVYYKAAKKLLHTGFKMMSKERLLALKRSMSFMQDMDFTQQAAILGDEDLTADVPPPETIPIPAESAKKSRKQPVKDMKEVISYLYEPEGNACSLTDSTAEEHVLALVEHSADEARDRINRYMPNSKMGHLRKESDSSLLYTVVNQLDPDAEEEETHKVDLSSLSNKLLPGLTTLGFKDDRRHKVTFLSSAYNIQSLQKNSVFPDLLSDEVDMLYSAYGDDTGVQCALSVQEFVKGCGSVTKRWVDGLLDKMTAGDHTKAVNQIRQKRNMTLKPDETKSNICDIQMTDSTGLGESSSVLDFMSMKSYPDMSLDISMLNSLGKSVKKEPGNEEGQQHFDDADKLLQEFQEAQVDRVGSRPSSNLSSLSNASERDQHHLGSPSHLGVGDQSEMVHDPYEFLQSPDQEGSANS is encoded by the exons atggggaaaaaacacaagaaacacaaaccggAATGGAGGACAGTTGACG ACTACGAGGACAAAGCTCATGAAAAACCCCTGAAGCTGGTGCTCAAAGTTGGAGGAAGCGAGGTGACAGAGCTCTCTGGTTCGGGCCATGACTCCAGCTACTACGATGACAGATCGGACCACGAGCGAGAACgccataaagaaaaaaagaaaaagaagaagaaaaagtcagAGAAGGACAAAGACAAATATGTGGATGACGAGGAGAGAAGGCGGCGGAAG gaggaaaaaaggaagaagagagaacGAGAACAGAATGAAttggaggcagctgcagcaggttcCAGTAGCGGCATCCCAGTTGAACCGTTCACACTTACAAAAACTATAACTATTGGATTAGAG ccagaagaaaagaagaagaagaaagagaggtTTGAAATAGAGCCTGAAGTGGAAGAGTTTCACCCCAGTGTGAAAGTGGAAGTAGAGCAACAAGGTGACAGACCAGTCAGATCCTGCCGGACACAACAAG AGAATGAGTCCACTCCTCGTCAACAACTGCTGGAACATTTTTTGAGGCAGCTGCAGAG GAAAGATCCCCACGGATTTTTCTCCCTTCCGGTAACGGATGCGATTGCTCCTGGTTACTCAATGATCATCAAACATCCTATGGACTTCAGCACCATGAAAGACAAGATTAGAAACAACGAATACAACACAGTAACAGAATTCAAG GCGGACTTCAAGCTGATGTGTGACAATGCCATGGTATACAACCGACCAGAGACTGTCTACTACAAGGCTGCCAAGAAACTGCTTCATACAGGATTCAAGATGATGAGCAAG GAGCGGCTTTTAGCCCTGAAGCGCAGCATGTCTTTCATGCAGGACATGGATTTCACTCAGCAGGCAGCCATTTTAGGAGACGAAGACCTGACGGCTGACGTACCTCCTCCAGAGACAATCCCCATCCCAGCGGAATCTGCAAAGAAGTCCAGGAAACAACCAGTCAAAGACATGAAGGAAGTCATCAG CTACCTGTATGAGCCAGAGGGAAACGCTTGCAGCTTGACTGACAGTACAGCAGAGGAGCATGTTCTGGCCCTGGTTGAACATTCTGCGGATGAAGCTCGGGATCGCATCAACAGATACATGCCAAACTCCAAG ATGGGCCACTTGCGTAAAGAGTCAGACAGTTCTCTTCTGTATACGGTTGTAAATCAGCTTGATCCTGATGCAGAAG AAGAGGAGACCCATAAAGTGGACTTGAGTTCTCTGTCAAATAAGCTCCTGCCAGGATTAACTACTTTGGGTTTTAAAGATGACAGGAGGCACAAAG tGACTTTTCTCAGCAGTGCTTACAACATCCAGAGCCTTCAGAAGAACTCCGTGTTTCCAGACTTGCTATCTGATGAGGTTGACATGCTCTATTCAGCCTATGGAGATGATACAGGGGTGCAGTGTGCTCTGAG cGTACAGGAGTTTGTCAAGGGCTGTGGAAGTGTCACCAAGCGTTGGGTCGATGGGCTTCTGGACAAGATGACCGCAGGCGATCACACAAAAGCTGTGAATCAGATTCGACAG AAAAGAAACATGACACTGAAGCCTGATGAAACCAAGTCCAACATCTGTGACATACAG ATGACAGATAGTACTGGCCTGGGAGAGAGCAGTTCAGTGCTGGACTTCATGTCAATGAAGAGTTATCCTGATATGTCTCTGGATATTTCCATGCTTAACTCATTAG gtaaaagtgtgaaaaaagagCCAGGAAACGAGGAGGGCCAGCAGCATTTTGATGATGCTGACAAACTCCTGCAGGAGTTCCAGGAGGCTCAGGTCGACAGAGTGGGCTCCAGACCCTCGTCCAACCTGTCCTCTCTTTCTAATGCCTCAGAGAGGGACCAGCACCACTTAG GGAGCCCATCACACCTGGGTGTTGGGGACCAGTCGGAAATGGTTCACGATCCCTACGAGTTCCTGCAGTCTCCAGACCAAGAGGGCTCAGCCAACAGCTGA